The Tenebrio molitor chromosome 5, icTenMoli1.1, whole genome shotgun sequence genome has a segment encoding these proteins:
- the LOC138130589 gene encoding EH domain-containing protein 1-like, translating into MFSWLSQKPEIVHECYENVAEGLKSIYKNKMLPLEQHYLFEEFHSPSLNDPDFESKPLILLVGQYSTGKTTFIKYLLERDFPGMRIGPEPTTDRFIAVMHGEKEGVIPGNALVVDPKKQFRPLSAFGNSFLNRFQCSLVKSPVLKGMSIIDTPGILAGEKQRIDRGYDFTGVLEWFAERVDRIILLFDAHKLDISDEFRRSIEALRGHDDKIRIVLNKADMIDHQQLMRVYGALMWSLGKVLQMPEVVRVYIGSFWDQPLRFDVNRRLFEDEAQDLFKDLQSLPKNSALRKLNDLIKRARLAKVHAYIIAELKKEMPNVLGKEAKKKELIKNLNEIYVKVQREHNISAGDFPEIHKMRDALGKHDFKKFHSLKPKLLEVVDQMLSDDIAQLMSMIAHEVNEINKSEVTGGAFENIGDRSSPFGYKRGEGVNAGLGEPEWIVNKERAAFDAIFDRLSPSGTKLSGATAKPELIKSKLPNSVLSKIWKLADVDRDGFLDRDEFALAMHLINVKVEGNDLPEDLPPHLKPPHKKAFDI; encoded by the exons ATGTTTAGTTGGTTGAGTCAAAAGCCGGAGATCGTGCACGAGTGCTACGAGAACGTCGCCGAGGGCCTGAAGAGCATCTACAAGAACAAGATGCTGCCCCTCGAGCAGCACTACCTGTTCGAGGAGTTCCACTCGCCCTCGCTCAACGATCCGGATTTCGAGTCGAAACCGCTGATCCTGCTCGTCGGTCAGTATTCCACTGGCAAAACGACGTTTATAAAATATCTGCTGGAGAGAGACTTCCCCGGTATGAGAATAGGGCCGGAACCGACGACCGACAGATTTATAGCCGTGATGCACGGCGAGAAAGAAGGTGTAATACCAGGGAATGCCCTTGTCGTCGACCCCAAGAAACAATTCAGGCCGCTCTCCGCCTTTGGAAATTCCTTCCTAAACAGATTTCAGTGTTCACTCGTGAAATCTCCGGTGCTCAAAGGGATGTCTATTATTGATACTCCGGGGATACTCGCAG GCGAGAAGCAGCGGATAGACCGCGGCTACGACTTCACCGGAGTCCTGGAGTGGTTCGCCGAGCGCGTCGACAGGATCATCCTGCTGTTCGACGCCCACAAATTGGACATCTCTGACGAATTCCGTCGCTCCATCGAGGCGCTGCGAGGGCACGATGATAAAATCCGAATAGTTCTGAACAAAGCGGACATGATCGACCACCAGCAACTGATGAGAGTTTACGGAGCCTTGATGTGGTCCCTGGGCAAAGTGCTGCAAATGCCGGAAGTGGTGCGGGTCTACATCGGGTCGTTCTGGGACCAGCCGCTGCGCTTCGACGTGAACAGGCGCCTGTTCGAGGACGAGGCCCAGGACTTGTTCAAGGACCTGCAAAGTTTGCCCAAGAACTCGGCCCTCCGCAAGCTGAACGATCTGATCAAGAGAGCGCGTCTGGCCAAAGTGCACGCCTACATCATCGCGGAGCTGAAGAAAGAGATGCCCAACGTTCTGGGCAAGGAGGCGAAGAAGAAGGAGTTGATCAAGAATCTGAACGAGATCTACGTGAAGGTTCAGAGGGAGCACAACATCTCGGCTGGGGATTTTCCCGAGATACACAAGATGAGAGACGCTTTGGGGAAGCACGACTTCAAGAAATTTCACTCGCTCAAGCCGAAGCTGCTCGAGGTGGTGGACCAGATGTTGAGCGACGACATCGCCCAGTTGATGTCGATGATCGCGCACGAAGTCAACGAAATCAACAAGAGCGAGGTGACAGGAGGGGCTTTCGAAAATATAGGAGATCGCAGCTCGCCGTTTGGGTACAAGAGGGGCGAAGGTGTCAACGCGGGGTTGGGCGAGCCCGAATGGATCGTCAACAAGGAACGAGCCGCTTTTGATGCgatttttgacagactttCACCCAGCGGGACGAAATTATCGGGAGCCACGGCTAAACCGGAACTGATCAAGTCAAAATTGCCGAATTCTGTCTTGAGCAAAATTTGGAAACTCGCAGATGTGGACAGGGATGGGTTTTTGGACAGGGACGAGTTCGCTTTGGCCATGCACTTGATCAACGTGAAGGTGGAGGGTAACGATCTTCCCGAGGACTTACCTCCCCATCTGAAGcctccacataaaaaagcgTTCGATATATGA